A genomic stretch from Empedobacter stercoris includes:
- the nadD gene encoding nicotinate (nicotinamide) nucleotide adenylyltransferase gives MKVGLYFGSFNPIHVGHLIIANHFQQFTDLDQVWFVVSPQNPLKKKSSLANEYDRLEMVELAIKDYPNLRASNIEFTLPKPSYTIDTLIHLKEKFPEHEFALIMGSDNLDGISKWKNAEILMRDYQFYVYPRPGYSQEENFDNVEMVEAPLMEISSTFIRNAIKDEKNIKPMLPNKVWEYLDGSNLYG, from the coding sequence ATGAAGGTCGGTTTATATTTTGGATCATTCAATCCTATTCATGTCGGACATTTAATTATTGCCAATCATTTTCAACAATTCACCGATTTGGATCAGGTTTGGTTTGTGGTTTCGCCTCAAAATCCGTTAAAGAAAAAAAGTTCGTTGGCAAATGAATACGACCGATTAGAAATGGTTGAATTAGCGATTAAAGATTATCCTAATCTACGTGCATCCAATATTGAATTTACGTTACCAAAACCATCTTATACGATTGATACGTTAATTCATCTGAAAGAAAAATTCCCTGAACACGAATTTGCATTAATTATGGGTTCTGATAATTTGGATGGAATTTCGAAATGGAAAAATGCTGAGATTTTAATGCGCGATTACCAATTTTATGTTTATCCGCGTCCTGGTTATTCCCAAGAAGAAAATTTTGACAATGTAGAAATGGTCGAAGCACCTTTGATGGAAATTTCGTCTACATTTATACGAAATGCAATCAAAGATGAAAAAAATATCAAACCAATGTTACCTAATAAAGTTTGGGAATATTTGGATGGAAGTAATTTGTATGGATAG
- a CDS encoding Maf family nucleotide pyrophosphatase, producing MLLTEKFKDATIILASQSPRRKELLAGLGLQFSTISLDIDETFDRNELKKAQITDYLSAKKAKAYTAIQPNDLIITSDTTVWVDDESLEKASNREEAYEMIKKLSGKTHSVYTSVTIRSIKKEVTFSDETQVTFADLTDEEIYFYIDNYKPFDKAGAYGVQEWIGYIGVDNMNGSYFNVMGLPTHKLYKELMKF from the coding sequence ATGTTATTAACCGAAAAATTTAAAGATGCCACTATCATTCTGGCATCACAATCGCCAAGAAGAAAAGAACTTTTAGCAGGATTAGGATTACAGTTTTCAACAATTTCATTGGATATTGACGAAACTTTTGATCGCAACGAATTGAAGAAAGCTCAAATCACCGATTATCTTTCTGCAAAAAAAGCAAAAGCTTATACAGCAATTCAACCAAATGATTTAATTATTACATCGGATACAACGGTTTGGGTAGATGATGAATCGTTAGAAAAAGCTTCGAATAGAGAAGAAGCTTACGAGATGATTAAAAAATTAAGCGGAAAAACACATTCTGTTTACACATCGGTTACCATTCGCTCTATAAAAAAAGAAGTCACGTTTTCTGACGAAACCCAAGTTACTTTTGCAGATTTAACAGATGAAGAAATTTATTTTTATATCGACAATTACAAACCTTTCGATAAAGCCGGTGCATACGGTGTGCAAGAATGGATTGGCTACATTGGAGTTGATAATATGAATGGTAGTTATTTTAATGTAATGGGATTGCCAACGCACAAGCTATATAAAGAGTTAATGAAATTCTAA